One Gadus morhua chromosome 23, gadMor3.0, whole genome shotgun sequence DNA segment encodes these proteins:
- the rnf6 gene encoding E3 ubiquitin-protein ligase RNF6, producing the protein MDPAGGRDERRRQAERLRREEAYYHFINELNEEEYRLMRDGNLLGTPGEVTAEELRQRLDGAKERVSSQPRPEQRLQASTDAGDQEGSSGAPDPGAESSNGDSLLEWLNTFRRTGNATRSGQSGNQTWRAVSRTNPNSGEFRFSLEININHEQPEPGEHSEAALAAELPAVAPNTTSTAIRTASYLPPVPRPSTYAAPYPTPRPSISRRAQARRTRSANSSPRSAQDSVPPAPPPASVMRRGVTLPPTPLPTPPHPSFTPPSDQAGSLRHHTLNAALERGRDEVTASLECPRVSPPRPPASQSPPGGLDSRGSRTRSRGRIRRAAGGASSRSSRRSRSPLSRTPVASSALDSGLAGSGSDGQSLEPGAGTSLVSMETQEAGLEPVALTEAATEAGDHERETQAAAAGAASVRRHPTIMLDLQVRRIRPGENRDRDSIASRTRSRARVAENTVTFESDSGGFRRTISRSERAGIRTYVSTIRIPLRRISETGLGEPNSTALRSILRQIMTGFGELSSLMETEADSETVAPSHLDAPSAGANPTTVPAYRLHGNESTAGLSGTGAVDEGGGARAAGAEDDAQGRQGGGVMSPTEGRATSRDTNNLVENGTLPILRLAHFFLLNDEEDEDHPRGLTKEQIDNLATRTYGQASLEGEAGRACSVCINEYAQGNKLRRLPCSHEFHIHCIDRWLSENNTCPICRQPILAAHHE; encoded by the exons ATGGACCCTGCCGGTGGGAGAGACGAGCGGCGGAGGCAGGCAGAGCGTCTTCGCCGGGAGGAGGCCTACTACCACTTCATTAACGAGCTGAACGAGGAGGAGTACCGGCTCATGAGAGACGGCAACCTGCTGGGCACCCCTG GGGAGGTGACGGCAGAAGAGCTCCGGCAGCGCCTGGATGGGGCCAAGGAGCGCGTGTCCTCTCAGCCCCGCCCCGAGCAGCGTCTGCAGGCATCCACAGACGCCGGGGACCAGGAGGGCAGcagtg GGGCCCCTGACCCGGGAGCCGAATCCTCCAACGGTGATTCATTACTGGAGTGGCTGAACACGTTCAGGCGCACCGGCAATGCCACGCGCAGCGGGCAGAGCGGCAACCAGACCTGGCGCGCGGTCAGTCGCACCAACCCCAACAGCGGCGAGTTCCGCTTCAGCCTGGAGATCAACATCAACCACGAGCAGCCGGAGCCCGGCGAGCACAGCGAAGCCGCGCTTGCGGCCGAGCTCCCGGCGGTGGCCCCTAACACCACCTCAACCGCAATACGTACAGCCTCGTATCTACCCCCAGTGCCACGCCCCTCAACCTATGCCGCCCCTTATCCCACCCCCCGGCCCTCCATCAGCAGGAGGGCCCAGGCCAGGCGCACACGCAGTGCCAACTCCTCCCCCCGCTCTGCCCAAGACAGTGTTCCTCCAGCACCCCCTCCTGCCTCTgtgatgaggaggggggtgacCCTGCCTCCAacaccactaccaacaccacctcaCCCTTCCTTTACTCCCCCCAGTGACCAAGCCGGCTCCTTGCGACACCACACCCTGAACGCGGCGCTGGAGCGTGGGCGTGACGAGGTGACGGCCTCCCTGGAGTGTCCACGTGTGTCGCCGCCTCGGCCTCCTGCCTCTCAGTCCCCACCAGGGGGGCTTGACTCTCGCGGGAGCAGGACTCGATCCCGCGGTCGAATCCGGCGGGCCGCCGGAGGGGCCTCATCTCGGTCTTCAAGGAGAAGCCGTTCCCCCTTAAGCAGAACACCCGTCGCCAGTTCCGCTCTCGACTCTGGCCTAGCCGGCAGTGGTTCTGATGGCCAAAGCCTCGAACCAGGCGCTGGAACTAGCTTggtttccatggagacacagGAGGCCGGGTTGGAGCCCGTCGCTCTAACCGAGGCCGCCACAGAGGCAGGGGATCACGAAAGGGAGACCCAGGCGGCCGCTGCAGGCGCTGCGAGTGTCCGCCGACATCCCACCATCATGCTGGACCTACAGGTCCGGAGGATCCGCCCCGGAGAGAATAGGGACCGGGACAGCATCGCCAGCCGGACGCGGTCCCGCGCCCGCGTGGCAGAGAACACGGTCACCTTCGAAAGCGACAGCGGCGGATTCCGGCGCACCATCTCGCGCTCAGAGCGGGCGGGGATACGCACCTACGTCAGCACCATCCGCATCCCTCTGCGGCGCATCAGCGAGACGGGCCTGGGGGAGCCCAACTCCACCGCCCTGCGCTCCATCCTGCGCCAGATCATGACCGGCTTCGGAGAGCTCAGCTCCCTCATGGAGACGGAGGCCGATTCTGAGACGGTGGCCCCCAGCCACCTGGACGCCCCCTCCGCCGGCGCCAACCCCACCACCGTCCCCGCCTATCGTCTGCATGGAAACGAGAGCACCGCCGGCCTCAGCGGCACCGGCGCCGTGGACGAGGGCGGGGGAGCGCGGGCGGCGGGGGCCGAGGATGACGCTCAGGGAAGGCAGGGTGGAGGGGTCATGAGCCCCACGGAGGGCCGTGCCACCAGCAGAGACACGAACAACCTGGTGGAGAACGGGACGCTGCCAATCCTGCGGCTGGCCCACTTCTTCCTGCTCAAcgatgaggaggacgaggatCACCCGCGGGGCCTCACCAAAGAGCAGATCGACAACCTGGCAACGCGCACCTACGGCCAGGCCAgcctggagggggaggcggggcgcGCCTGCAGCGTCTGCATCAACGAGTACGCCCAGGGCAACAAACTGCGCCGGCTGCCCTGCTCCCACGAGTTCCACATCCACTGCATCGACCGCTGGCTCTCGGAGAACAACACCTGTCCCATCTGCAGGCAGCCCATACTGGCGGCACATCACGAGTGA
- the wasf3b gene encoding wiskott-Aldrich syndrome protein family member 3b, with protein sequence MPLVKRNIEPRHLCRGELPDGIGSELECVMNNTLSAIIRQLSSLSKHAEDIFGELFNEANTFYVRASSLQDRIDRLAVKVTQLDSTVEEVSLQDINMRKAFKSSTTQDQQVVSKSSVPNPVVEMYNLSDEPPPLNILSSYRDDNKEGLKFYTDPSYFFHLWKETMLQDTEDKRKEKRKQKEQRRCVDGTLQREVKKVRKARNRRQEWNMMALDKELRPDHRHTIHRDRGTSSEGSMSPENRALGGEPFLYPNAMNHAAHAHTYSGPPPSLLAAQMAAGHAPLGGDHDYRARGVAYQGGTLGRPHHHPQAPPLPPPAEAMNGGPMSLPPTEYGMDGYANTGPPPPAPAPLIPSAQTAFASPPGGPLSPPGGMSGGYGSPPPLGSGSMGAPPPPGPPPPPLPPGVSSHFHITPKMAAAAAASEAEPVTDARSDLLAAIRMGIQLKKVQEQQEQQAKREPVGNDVATILSRRIAVEYSDSEDDSELEDNDWSD encoded by the exons ATGCCGCTGGTGAAGAGGAACATCGAGCCGCGGCACCTCTGCCGCGGGGAGCTGCCCGACGGCATCGGCAGCGAGCTGGAGTGTGTGATGAACAACACGCTGTCCGCCATCATCCGCCAGCTCAGCAGCCtca gtaagCATGCGGAGGACATCTTCGGGGAGCTCTTCAACGAGGCCAACACCTTCTACGTGCGAGCTAGCTCCCTGCAGGACCGCATCGACCGCCTGGCCGTCAAGGTGACGCAGCTGGACTCCACCGTGGAGGAAG tgtctcTGCAGGACATCAACATGAGGAAGGCCTTTAAGAGCTCCACCACCCAGGACCAGCAGGTGGTGTCCAAGAGCAGCGTGCCAAACCCAGTGGTGGAGATGTACAACCTGAGCGACGAGCCGCCGCCCCTCAACATCCTGTCCTCCTACCG ggacGACAACAAGGAGGGTCTGAAGTTCTACACGGACCCGTCGTACTTCTTCCACCTGTGGAAGGAGACCATGCTGCAGGACACGGAGgacaagaggaaggagaagcGCAAGCAGAAG GAGCAGCGGCGCTGTGTGGACGGCACGCTGCAGCGCGAGGTGAAGAAGGTCCGCAAGGCCCGCAACCGCCGGCAGGAGTGGAACATGATGGCCCTGGACAAAGAGCTGCGGCCGGACCACCGGCACACCATCCACAGGGACCGCGGGACGTCCTCCGAGGGGTCCATGTCCCCAGAGAACAG GGCCCTCGGCGGGGAGCCCTTCCTGTACCCCAACGCCATGAACCACGCGGCCCACGCCCACACTTACTCGGGCCCGCCCCCCAGCCTCCTGGCGGCCCAGATGGCCGCGGGCCACGCCCCTCTAGGTGGGGACCATGACTACCGGGCCAGGGGCGTGGCCTACCAGGGAGGGACACTGGGGCGGCCCCACCATCACCCtcaagccccgccccttcccCCACCCGCGGAAGCCATGAATGGGGGCCCGATGTCCCTCCCCCCAACGGAGTACGG GATGGACGGCTATGCCAACACCgggccccctcccccggcccccgccCCTCTCATCCCCTCGGCCCAGACAGCGTTTGCATCGCCCCCCGGGGGTCCGCTCTCCCCCCCGGGGGGGATGAGTGGGGGCTACggctctcctcccccactcggCTCAGGATCCATGGGGGCACCGCCTCCACCcggcccccctcctccgcctctacCCCCCGGGGTCTCCTCCCACTTCCACATCACccccaagatggccgccgcagccgccgccaGCGAGGCTGAGCCAGTGACTGACGCCCGCAGCGACCTGCTGGCCGCCATCCGcatgg GCATCCAGCTGAAGAAGGTCCaagagcagcaggagcagcaggccAAGCGGGAGCCGGTGGGGAACGACGTGGCCACCATCCTGTCACGCCGCATCGCCGTGGAGTACAGCGACTCAGAGGACGACTCGGAGCTGGAGGACAACGACTGGTCCgactag
- the cdk8 gene encoding cyclin-dependent kinase 8 — MDYDFKVKLTGERERVEDLFEYEGCKVGRGTYGHVYKAKRKDGKDDKDYALKQIEGTGISMSACREIALLRELKHPNVISLQKVFLSHADRKVWLLFDYAEHDLWHIIKFHRASKANKKPLQLPRGMVKSLLYQILDGIHYLHANWVLHRDLKPANILVMGEGPERGRVKIADMGFARLFNSPLKPLADLDPVVVTFWYRAPELLLGARHYTKAIDIWAIGCIFAELLTSEPIFHCRQEDIKTSNPYHHDQLDRIFNVMGFPAEKDWEDIKKMPEHSTLMKDFRRNTYTNCSLIKYMEKHKVKPDSKAFHLLQKLLTMDPIRRITSEQAMQDPYFLEEPLPTSDVFAGCQIPYPKREFLTEEEPEDKADKVRNKNQQQQQGNNHTNGAGHTGNPDNSHTQGPPLKKVRVVPPTTTSGGLIMTSDYQRSNPHAAYQNPGPSTSLPQSSMGYSSTSQQPPQYSHQTHRY, encoded by the exons ATGGACTATGACTTCAAAGTGAAGTTGACCggcgagagagaacgagtggAGGACCTGTTCGAGTACGAAGGGTGTAAGGTGGGAAGGGGCACCTACGGACATGTGTACAAAGCCAAGAGAAAGGATGG GAAGGATGATAAGGATTACGCCCTGAAGCAGATTGAAGGCACTGGCATCTCGATGTCGGCCTGCAGAGAGATAGCA CTTCTCCGGGAGCTGAAGCATCCCAACGTCATCTCCCTGCAGAAGGTGTTCCTGTCGCACGCCGACCGAAAGGTGTGGCTCCTGTTCGACTACGCGGAGCACGACCTGTGG CACATAATCAAGTTCCACAGAGCGTCCAAGGCCAACAAGAAGCCCCTGCAGTTACCGAGGGGGATGGTGAAGTCCCTGCTCTACCAGATCTTGGACGGCATCCATTACCTCCACGCCAACTGGGTGCTCCACAGAGATCTG AAACCTGCCAACATCttggtgatgggggaggggccagAGCGGGGCCGGGTGAAGATTG CCGACATGGGCTTTGCACGTCTTTTCAATTCACCACTAAAGCCTTTAGCTGACTTGGACCCTGTGGTGGTCACGTTCTGGTACAGAGCTCCAGAACTACTGCTGGGGGCCCGGCACTACACAAAAGCCATCG aCATCTGGGCCATCGGCTGCATCTTCGCTGAGCTCCTGACGTCCGAGCCCATCTTCCACTGCCGGCAGGAGGACATCAAGACCAGCAACCCGTACCACCACGACCAGTTGGACCGCATCTTCAACGTCATGGGCTTCCCCGCCG AAAAGGACTGGGAAGACATCAAGAAGATGCCAGAGCACTCTACTCTGATGAAGGACTTTAGGAGAAACAC atACACAAATTGTAGCCTTATAAAATACATGGAGAAACACAAAGTCAAACCAGACAGCAAAGCATTCCATTTG CTTCAGAAATTGCTGACCATGGACCCCATCCGTAGGATCACGTCTGAGCAGGCCATGCAGGACCCCTACTTCCTGGAGGAACCCCTGCCCACCTCCGA TGTTTTCGCAGGCTGCCAGATCCCCTACCCCAAGAGGGAGTTCCTGaccgaggaggagccggaggacaAGGCCGACAAAGTCAGAAAT AaaaaccagcagcagcagcagggcaaCAACCACACCAACGGGGCGGGGCACACGGGTAACCCTGACAACAGCCACACCCAGGGCCCGCCTCTGAAGAAGGTGCGAGTGGTGCCGCCCACCACGACCTCAGGTGGTCTCATCATGACCTCAGACTACCAg CGCTCAAATCCACATGCTGCCTACCAGAACCCAGGACCAAGCACATCACTGCCCCAGAGCAGCATGGGGTATTCCTCTACCTCCCAGCAGCCGCCGCAGTACTCCCACCAGACCCACCGCTACTGA